One genomic segment of Mycoplasmopsis agalactiae PG2 includes these proteins:
- the rpmI gene encoding 50S ribosomal protein L35 encodes MPKMKTKSALKKRIKVTATGKVIREQAYRSHLAQNKTTKQKRQSRKSAQMHSSDLKRFKALI; translated from the coding sequence ATGCCAAAGATGAAGACTAAAAGCGCTCTTAAAAAAAGAATTAAAGTAACAGCAACTGGTAAAGTTATCCGTGAGCAAGCTTATCGTTCACATTTAGCCCAAAATAAAACCACAAAACAAAAACGTCAATCTCGTAAATCTGCGCAAATGCACAGTTCTGATCTAAAGAGATTCAAGGCATTAATTTAA
- a CDS encoding MAG4740 family lipoprotein: protein MNRKLVNSFIAGGLSISLVFASAQCGKLNEFKSEDAAKFNKGFRNKAIAKINSIFDKEKHAYSLSQMLKFEDDTNKWIFGNDKVDFEIKSEISNVFILNSESLNEFKKKNIKEPKNIDKKKLAKLEKKAQDEHKKEVKAFDKEFSIVKLVILENIFKIFEQKFNEISKNEAKQKAHAKQIKKLDDAIKELKANLKGEGDKVSAYEKILTSENWGSLLTLIKA from the coding sequence ATGAATAGAAAATTAGTCAATTCATTTATAGCTGGTGGTTTATCAATTTCATTAGTTTTTGCTTCTGCACAATGTGGAAAATTAAATGAATTTAAATCTGAAGATGCAGCAAAGTTTAATAAAGGATTCAGAAATAAAGCTATTGCCAAAATTAATAGTATTTTTGATAAAGAAAAGCATGCATACTCGCTTAGTCAAATGCTTAAATTTGAAGACGATACTAACAAATGAATTTTCGGAAATGACAAAGTGGATTTTGAAATTAAATCTGAAATATCAAATGTTTTTATTTTAAATTCAGAATCCTTGAATGAATTTAAGAAAAAAAATATTAAAGAGCCTAAAAACATTGATAAGAAAAAACTTGCTAAACTAGAAAAAAAGGCTCAAGATGAACATAAAAAAGAAGTCAAAGCCTTTGATAAAGAATTTAGCATAGTAAAATTAGTTATTCTTGAAAACATCTTCAAAATTTTTGAACAAAAATTTAATGAAATTTCAAAAAATGAAGCCAAACAAAAAGCACATGCTAAGCAAATTAAAAAGTTAGATGATGCAATTAAGGAATTAAAAGCAAATCTTAAGGGCGAAGGCGATAAAGTCTCTGCATATGAAAAAATTTTAACAAGTGAAAACTGAGGATCACTTTTAACATTAATCAAGGCATAA
- the rplT gene encoding 50S ribosomal protein L20 yields MRVKGGTVTRARRKKWIKLAKGYFGHKSIGYKVAKQAVVKSWTYAFRDRKQVKRDYRKLWISRISAAVRLEGLSYSKFINGLKKSNITINRKMLSELAINEPQVFSQLIAIARDSE; encoded by the coding sequence ATGAGAGTAAAAGGTGGAACAGTTACAAGAGCTAGAAGAAAGAAATGAATAAAACTAGCTAAGGGTTATTTTGGACACAAATCAATCGGATATAAAGTTGCTAAACAAGCTGTTGTTAAGTCTTGAACATACGCTTTTAGAGACCGTAAACAAGTTAAAAGAGACTATAGAAAATTATGAATTTCTCGTATAAGTGCTGCTGTTAGATTAGAAGGCTTATCTTATTCAAAATTTATTAATGGTCTTAAAAAATCAAACATTACTATTAACCGTAAAATGTTATCAGAACTAGCTATTAATGAACCTCAAGTGTTTTCACAACTAATTGCTATTGCAAGAGATTCTGAATAA
- a CDS encoding FMN-dependent NADH-azoreductase yields the protein MAKPKKILSIMASPNNPSLSSAANVKVAELLRKKYPNSEFTLVDLNNTPFATNSLTVPSKPTFWTETESDYWIDKLKEIDILILSTPMINFNYSGALKNFIDSICVADKSFTYKYVTKGASRGLIDKLKVIIVATQGAPKGWYLFGDHVRNLKGTFKFLGAKKINSLLIDGTKVAPKNKMSFSEILAELEDQMNELVEKY from the coding sequence ATGGCAAAACCAAAAAAAATTCTTTCAATTATGGCTTCACCAAACAATCCATCGCTATCATCAGCTGCTAACGTTAAGGTTGCTGAATTGCTCAGAAAAAAATATCCTAATAGTGAGTTTACATTAGTTGATTTAAACAATACACCATTTGCAACAAACTCTCTTACTGTTCCATCTAAACCAACATTTTGAACTGAAACTGAATCAGATTACTGAATTGACAAGCTTAAGGAAATTGATATTTTAATTCTTTCTACTCCAATGATTAACTTTAACTACTCAGGAGCACTAAAAAACTTTATCGATTCAATTTGTGTTGCTGATAAATCTTTTACATATAAATATGTAACAAAAGGAGCTTCAAGAGGATTAATCGACAAGCTAAAAGTTATTATTGTTGCTACTCAAGGGGCACCAAAAGGATGATATTTATTTGGCGACCATGTTAGAAACTTAAAAGGAACATTTAAGTTTTTAGGAGCTAAAAAAATTAATTCATTATTAATTGATGGCACAAAAGTTGCTCCTAAAAACAAGATGAGCTTTAGTGAAATATTAGCTGAATTAGAAGATCAAATGAATGAATTAGTTGAAAAATACTAA
- a CDS encoding transcription antitermination factor NusB, which produces MKSRREYRLGVINVLYKYELLEAKLLPSQIFSDESDIDNEQFKQLELISLNYDYYQKTILKFLNQNTAWTKLPALIRAILLNATHELLSISPKIVINEAVEITKSFYEQEANFYKLVNALLQNIYKYFVINEAIESKEK; this is translated from the coding sequence ATGAAATCAAGAAGAGAATACCGCCTTGGCGTAATTAATGTTCTATATAAGTATGAACTTCTAGAAGCAAAGCTTTTGCCTAGCCAAATATTCTCTGATGAAAGTGATATTGATAACGAACAATTTAAGCAATTAGAACTAATTAGCCTAAATTATGACTACTATCAAAAAACTATTCTAAAATTTTTAAATCAAAACACAGCTTGAACTAAACTTCCAGCATTAATTAGAGCAATTTTACTTAACGCAACTCATGAACTTTTGTCAATTAGCCCCAAAATTGTGATAAACGAGGCTGTTGAAATAACAAAATCATTTTATGAACAAGAAGCAAACTTTTACAAACTAGTTAATGCTCTTTTGCAAAATATATACAAATATTTTGTGATTAATGAAGCAATTGAAAGCAAAGAAAAATAA
- a CDS encoding ABC transporter permease subunit, whose amino-acid sequence MSSSNNLLLANESKESFSLTKSKKQIAKVANYKSNFQLFWNRFFAKKINYFWLFLFLSFILLIICISSIAFVLNYSPYKPVLDSELATNLPNYYSPITSRKFFTDSPVLQIIRENNDLHHAIIKSTLNVNDYVILEYDPYALIKSLSGKNYYFLFGTNAFRIDRFSFFVYSFLVTISLSILAIIFQCLIGTFLGSIIGFYSNKTTSKISYYLFSSINIFPFLIINILLFKVVGYSYANALAIISIFGSISFFYIAYANTLDLKNKEFIFAYRSFGASPMWILMHIIFVENIWLNLTLFSDNLSLNMLVLAALSFFNIKNVEESLNIGNIFKDLIADLSNIGYTLFVIVITSLFIIINKIFSIVMYRNSRVRE is encoded by the coding sequence ATGAGTAGCTCTAACAACTTGCTTTTGGCCAATGAATCTAAAGAATCCTTTTCATTGACTAAAAGTAAAAAACAAATTGCTAAAGTAGCAAATTACAAAAGCAATTTTCAACTGTTTTGGAATAGATTTTTTGCTAAAAAGATTAATTATTTTTGACTCTTTTTATTTTTGTCTTTTATTTTGCTAATAATATGTATATCATCAATTGCTTTTGTGCTTAATTACTCACCTTATAAACCAGTTTTAGATAGTGAACTAGCAACTAATTTACCAAATTATTATAGCCCAATTACTAGTAGAAAATTTTTTACTGATAGTCCTGTTTTACAGATCATTAGGGAAAATAATGATTTGCACCATGCAATAATTAAAAGCACCTTAAATGTAAATGATTATGTCATTCTTGAATATGACCCTTATGCTTTAATAAAATCTTTATCAGGAAAAAATTATTACTTCCTTTTTGGCACTAATGCCTTTAGAATAGACAGATTCAGCTTTTTTGTTTACTCATTTTTGGTAACAATTTCTCTCTCTATTTTAGCAATTATTTTTCAATGCTTAATTGGAACATTTTTAGGTTCAATCATTGGCTTTTATTCTAATAAAACTACAAGTAAAATAAGCTATTATCTTTTTAGTTCAATAAACATTTTTCCATTTTTAATAATAAACATTTTGCTTTTTAAAGTTGTTGGCTATAGTTATGCTAATGCGCTTGCAATTATAAGTATATTTGGATCAATTAGCTTTTTCTACATTGCATATGCAAACACATTGGACTTAAAAAATAAAGAATTTATATTTGCGTACCGTTCATTTGGAGCTTCACCAATGTGAATATTAATGCACATAATTTTTGTAGAAAATATTTGGCTTAATTTAACTCTTTTTTCAGATAACTTATCACTAAATATGCTTGTTTTAGCAGCTCTGTCATTCTTTAATATTAAAAATGTTGAGGAATCATTAAACATTGGCAATATATTTAAAGACTTAATTGCAGACTTATCGAACATTGGCTACACTTTATTTGTTATTGTAATTACCAGTCTTTTCATAATTATTAACAAAATTTTTAGCATTGTAATGTATAGAAATTCAAGAGTAAGGGAGTAA
- a CDS encoding OppA family ABC transporter substrate-binding lipoprotein, which yields MSKKILSLLPIVALPSLALSCNIRNDRSRFEYIKSINEPNYIKSVITNSNKSIETDHESLLSAPLIRWKTSGKAKFDNLNKKFFSVTNKYLEFELAQKINITLLDGKVVEYSKDSVKPYSKLSDTGIVNVTTDEEGNINNPLFIKHLKSAKKVDFILKDGIHFVDKNGNKTGILVKNEHYWSSYNYKNNFGELQNITSEYGIEQLKADAPLTFVKSNNANGKMDHFVTKVLTNNMIFMPLFSADANDNSALFASPYVVNSFGIDKAVYIKNNFYAKQSFVKDEKTLKKVILKFNPVPIDEPTYRLQTYNAYRQNLISEASYNLFNDTQKEDIENNPKIYGLSFAFTKKSNENVNKYFYNYNLNKDFMANDAFSKLVFNTYKTGLNRNSFINLYSPRSLTFLSIINNLMNQYTATKLLGNNTYWNSFMPQSLYFDTESNSGDYLFNLINDINRIRFNYYSDGEFKTKTIEFSDFLNNNFDLKNDSYNGSKILDINEQLKTSNWSLFKDLMKKLLDKFYEENRELQNQKIEWVIPVFSQKSLRIDNYYQKLISFIKALDSRLNPSYKYLSSDESNYLYSYNSYALVNNSYAENLFALLNLENSSILTNIAVLQHYYYKKMNKPPFYDEILKIDKILKELISQNWAASILSSDKSLNLSSLLNTYSKDINTFKSEFINKINSQFNKTEQFALLRSVDDLLIVRQNETNYLFTNDYEKIIVQYFYTKPLNDAGFTYYQDIIVF from the coding sequence ATGAGTAAAAAAATCTTGTCACTTTTACCAATTGTTGCTCTTCCTTCACTAGCACTTAGCTGTAATATAAGAAATGACAGAAGTAGATTTGAATATATCAAATCAATAAATGAACCTAATTACATCAAAAGCGTTATAACTAACAGTAATAAGTCAATAGAAACTGATCATGAATCACTACTTAGTGCTCCTTTAATTAGGTGAAAAACCTCAGGAAAAGCAAAATTTGACAACCTTAATAAAAAGTTTTTCAGTGTGACTAACAAATATTTAGAATTTGAATTAGCCCAAAAGATAAACATAACACTTTTAGATGGCAAAGTTGTTGAATACTCTAAAGATTCAGTCAAGCCATATTCAAAACTTAGTGATACTGGCATTGTGAATGTCACAACAGATGAAGAAGGAAACATTAACAATCCGTTATTTATTAAACATTTAAAAAGTGCTAAAAAAGTGGATTTTATTCTTAAGGATGGAATACATTTTGTTGACAAAAATGGCAATAAAACAGGGATATTAGTCAAAAATGAGCATTACTGAAGCTCTTATAATTATAAAAATAATTTCGGTGAGTTGCAAAACATTACAAGTGAATATGGAATAGAACAACTTAAAGCTGATGCACCACTTACATTTGTAAAATCTAATAATGCTAATGGCAAGATGGATCATTTTGTAACAAAAGTATTAACTAACAATATGATTTTTATGCCGCTATTTTCAGCTGATGCAAATGATAATAGCGCCTTATTTGCCAGCCCATATGTAGTAAATAGCTTTGGAATAGATAAAGCAGTTTATATAAAAAATAATTTTTATGCCAAGCAATCATTTGTTAAGGATGAAAAAACTTTAAAAAAAGTAATACTAAAGTTCAATCCAGTTCCGATCGATGAGCCAACTTATAGGCTGCAAACCTATAATGCTTATAGACAAAACCTTATTTCAGAAGCTAGTTACAATTTATTTAATGATACTCAAAAAGAAGACATTGAAAATAACCCTAAAATTTACGGACTTTCATTTGCTTTTACTAAAAAAAGCAATGAGAATGTCAACAAATACTTCTATAACTACAACCTAAACAAAGATTTTATGGCTAATGATGCATTTTCTAAACTTGTTTTTAATACCTATAAAACAGGCTTAAACAGAAACAGCTTTATAAATCTTTATTCTCCTAGATCATTGACATTTTTAAGCATTATTAATAATTTAATGAATCAATATACAGCAACTAAACTGCTAGGAAATAATACTTATTGAAACTCATTTATGCCTCAGTCGCTATATTTTGACACTGAAAGTAACAGTGGTGATTACTTGTTTAATTTAATTAATGACATCAATAGAATAAGATTTAACTATTATAGTGATGGTGAGTTTAAAACAAAAACAATTGAATTTTCTGATTTTTTAAACAATAACTTTGATCTAAAAAATGATTCATACAATGGAAGCAAAATATTAGATATTAATGAGCAACTTAAAACCAGCAATTGAAGCTTGTTTAAAGATTTGATGAAGAAACTATTGGATAAATTTTATGAAGAAAATAGGGAACTTCAGAATCAAAAAATTGAATGAGTGATACCTGTTTTTAGTCAAAAATCACTCAGAATAGATAATTATTATCAAAAATTAATTTCATTTATAAAAGCATTAGATAGTAGGCTAAACCCATCATATAAATATTTGAGCTCAGATGAATCAAACTATCTTTATTCATATAATTCTTATGCACTGGTAAATAATTCTTATGCAGAAAATTTGTTTGCTTTGCTGAATCTAGAAAACTCATCAATTTTGACTAATATTGCTGTTTTACAGCATTATTATTACAAAAAGATGAATAAACCTCCTTTTTATGATGAGATATTAAAAATTGACAAAATTTTAAAAGAGTTGATAAGCCAAAATTGAGCAGCTAGCATATTAAGTAGTGATAAATCCCTTAATTTAAGCTCTCTACTAAATACTTATTCTAAAGATATAAATACATTTAAATCAGAATTTATTAACAAAATAAATTCACAGTTTAATAAAACTGAACAATTTGCTTTACTTAGATCAGTTGACGATCTTTTGATTGTAAGGCAAAATGAAACAAATTATCTTTTTACAAATGATTATGAAAAGATAATTGTTCAATATTTCTACACAAAACCACTTAACGATGCTGGTTTTACATATTATCAAGACATTATTGTTTTTTAA
- a CDS encoding HPr family phosphocarrier protein: protein MKELTATVIDPIGLHARPASYITAEASKYKCDILITNNKSNRTANLKSLMNVLTLGVKQNDSITIKFNGDDEEVASTGILEVLKDNKIIK from the coding sequence ATGAAGGAATTAACAGCTACAGTAATTGACCCTATTGGCCTACACGCTAGACCAGCTAGCTATATAACAGCTGAAGCTTCAAAATATAAGTGTGATATTCTTATTACTAATAATAAAAGCAACAGAACAGCCAATTTAAAGTCACTAATGAACGTTTTAACACTTGGTGTTAAGCAAAATGACTCAATTACAATCAAATTTAATGGAGATGATGAAGAAGTTGCGTCTACTGGAATTCTTGAAGTTCTAAAAGACAACAAAATTATTAAATAG
- the infC gene encoding translation initiation factor IF-3, producing MINENIPFQKVFLIGADGEKIGVKNTFEAIEIAKDSKMDLVLIAVEPKPIARILDYGKFKYERKKKQKAAKEKQTIIQNRQIRLTAMTGDHDLKTKARKAFEFLLDGDRIKVSLKFRGREITRPELGYTMMNKFYELVEAVAEKTKEPEIIGERFLDMYLQPNKVKVNKYKREHNIVENKSSDSNSKDSDDDKGAKDAKDED from the coding sequence ATGATTAATGAAAACATACCTTTTCAAAAAGTGTTCTTAATCGGTGCTGATGGTGAAAAAATAGGCGTTAAAAATACCTTTGAAGCCATTGAAATAGCCAAAGACAGCAAAATGGATTTAGTTTTAATTGCTGTTGAGCCAAAGCCAATTGCCAGAATTTTAGACTATGGTAAGTTTAAATATGAACGTAAAAAGAAGCAAAAGGCTGCTAAAGAAAAACAAACAATAATTCAAAATCGTCAAATTAGATTAACAGCTATGACTGGTGATCATGATTTAAAAACTAAAGCTAGAAAAGCATTTGAGTTCTTATTAGATGGCGACAGAATCAAGGTTAGTTTGAAATTTAGAGGTCGTGAAATAACTAGACCTGAATTAGGCTACACTATGATGAATAAATTTTATGAATTAGTAGAGGCTGTAGCTGAAAAAACAAAGGAACCTGAAATAATTGGCGAGCGTTTTCTTGATATGTATCTCCAACCTAATAAGGTCAAAGTTAATAAATACAAAAGAGAACATAACATAGTTGAAAATAAATCATCTGATTCAAATTCAAAAGATTCTGATGATGATAAAGGAGCAAAAGATGCCAAAGATGAAGACTAA
- a CDS encoding nucleotidyltransferase: MAVGIVVEYNPFHNGHIRQIKWIKNKFPNEKIIVVMSDKFTQRGELAVASFSKRARIAKKYGVDKVLKLSFKETVQAAHVFAHNAVMKLYKKGEIDKLVFGSESNNVELMIAVAKGLKEKEKEFYQLVKTLQKKEKISFPKASSMAINILFGHNFIMPNDILSFEYIKTIINNNLPIIPYSIERNVGFHSEQTNDIYASASSLRKMIFERKDISNFSPMKFKRTPKSVASLYKTFQTKVLNNKEKIKDFPVVSEGLENLIIKNIEQPDYDSFVEKCTSKRYTSSRIKRIIAWVLHEL; encoded by the coding sequence ATGGCTGTTGGCATAGTTGTTGAATATAATCCTTTTCACAATGGTCATATTAGGCAAATTAAGTGAATAAAGAATAAATTCCCAAATGAAAAAATTATTGTAGTAATGAGTGATAAATTTACCCAAAGAGGAGAGCTAGCAGTAGCTTCATTTTCAAAGCGTGCTAGAATTGCTAAAAAATATGGAGTCGACAAAGTGCTAAAGCTTAGCTTTAAAGAAACAGTGCAAGCTGCTCATGTATTTGCTCATAATGCAGTTATGAAACTGTATAAAAAAGGGGAAATTGACAAGTTAGTTTTTGGCTCAGAGTCAAATAATGTCGAATTAATGATTGCAGTTGCTAAAGGACTAAAAGAAAAAGAAAAAGAATTTTATCAATTAGTTAAAACACTGCAAAAAAAGGAAAAAATTAGTTTTCCTAAAGCTTCTTCAATGGCAATAAACATATTGTTTGGCCATAATTTTATTATGCCAAACGACATTTTGTCTTTTGAATATATCAAAACAATTATTAACAATAATTTGCCTATTATTCCGTATTCAATAGAAAGAAATGTTGGTTTTCATTCTGAACAAACTAATGACATATATGCTTCAGCATCATCGTTGAGAAAAATGATTTTTGAAAGAAAAGATATATCTAATTTTTCGCCAATGAAGTTTAAGAGAACTCCTAAATCAGTTGCATCTTTATACAAAACATTTCAAACAAAAGTGTTAAATAACAAAGAAAAAATCAAAGACTTTCCCGTTGTTTCTGAAGGGCTAGAAAACTTAATAATAAAAAATATAGAACAGCCTGACTATGATTCTTTTGTTGAAAAGTGCACTTCAAAACGGTATACATCCTCAAGAATCAAAAGAATTATTGCTTGAGTACTGCATGAATTATAA
- a CDS encoding ABC transporter permease subunit: protein MNFYKYAFKKILFAFIGIFLITLSFYVLLSQFIANDKFNNEPLSKHFLLFLGSIFSNFGQVYNSSSFNNALEYFRYYFKYSLLFETIAFILSIVFGYLLGILLAYKNGKLTDTVISLLIFIFASIPAIVLAPLMMILAEFTDLPVNFVSADSINVGYMLLSLLLPVSIILIITVSFFAIVVKNAMLNILSKDYIKVLKTLGLSNQKVFFIGILKNLIIETINRILAVLIFIISLGIIMERIFQIPGQSLILTSAFANGEINVLMCLVFYKAFVIFVFSAINEIIYDVLKVENNFNFRIRFRRPIKVAKGDL, encoded by the coding sequence ATGAATTTTTACAAATATGCATTCAAGAAAATACTTTTTGCCTTCATAGGTATTTTTCTTATAACATTATCATTTTATGTGCTTTTGTCTCAATTCATTGCCAATGATAAATTCAATAACGAGCCTTTGAGTAAGCATTTTTTACTTTTCTTAGGTTCTATTTTTTCTAATTTTGGACAAGTTTATAACTCTAGCAGCTTTAATAATGCATTAGAGTACTTTAGATACTATTTTAAATACAGTTTGCTCTTTGAAACTATTGCTTTTATTTTAAGCATAGTTTTTGGATATTTATTAGGCATATTGCTTGCCTATAAAAACGGAAAGCTAACTGATACAGTAATTAGCCTTCTTATTTTTATTTTTGCTTCCATTCCTGCCATTGTTTTAGCCCCATTAATGATGATTTTGGCAGAATTCACAGACTTGCCAGTAAATTTTGTTTCTGCTGATTCAATAAATGTTGGTTACATGCTTTTATCATTGCTTTTGCCTGTTTCGATAATATTAATAATAACTGTGTCATTTTTTGCAATAGTAGTCAAAAACGCTATGCTTAATATACTTAGTAAAGATTATATAAAGGTTTTAAAAACCTTGGGCTTGAGTAACCAAAAAGTCTTTTTTATAGGCATATTGAAAAATTTAATCATTGAAACAATTAATAGAATTCTTGCTGTTTTAATTTTTATTATTAGCTTAGGCATAATTATGGAAAGAATTTTCCAAATACCAGGACAAAGCTTAATTTTAACCTCTGCTTTTGCTAATGGAGAAATTAATGTTTTAATGTGTTTAGTGTTTTATAAAGCATTTGTGATATTTGTATTCTCAGCTATTAATGAAATAATTTATGACGTTTTAAAAGTTGAAAATAACTTTAATTTTAGAATAAGGTTTCGTAGACCAATAAAAGTAGCAAAAGGAGACCTTTAG